In Arvicanthis niloticus isolate mArvNil1 chromosome 4, mArvNil1.pat.X, whole genome shotgun sequence, a single window of DNA contains:
- the LOC117707567 gene encoding LOW QUALITY PROTEIN: TD and POZ domain-containing protein 3-like (The sequence of the model RefSeq protein was modified relative to this genomic sequence to represent the inferred CDS: substituted 2 bases at 2 genomic stop codons), with protein MSRDSEAKRWGSTQTNVKKFGYKWTISNFSFCMGAILRNITSLVFSVEASDKVAFCLRVYPNRVDDESKDYLSVYLVLVSCPERPVWAKFEFWIINSQGKKYQCMKSPKVVSFLQYQHRGFKKFILRDQILSNLDWLLPQDQLTLCCKVSIVGASFSMPRQNMTLANKDLRNRXTDDLGELWEKSLFTDCCLLVGGHEFRAHKAILAARSPVFRAMFEHEMKESLTNHVEIQDLDPXVFMEMMGFIYTGKVPQLQSHSMATGVLAAADKYGLEGLKVMCEDALCRNLSVENAAQALILADLHSTEQLKTQALDFISFHASEVSETSGWKSMVESHPHLVAEAFHFLASTQCPFLEPKVLSVASQL; from the coding sequence ATGTCAAGGGACTCGGAAGCCAAGAGGTGGGGCTCCACACAGACCAATGTTAAGAAATTCGGTTACAAATGGACCATTAgcaacttttcattttgcatgggGGCAATTCTGAGAAACATCACTAGCCTAGTGTTCTCAGTAGAGGCCAGTGACAAAGTGGCATTCTGTTTGAGAGTATATCCAAACAGGGTTGATGATGAAAGCAAAGATTACCTGTCAGTTTACTTGGTGTTGGTCAGCTGTCCAGAGAGACCGGTTTGGGCAAAGTTCGAGTTCTGGATCATAAATTCTCAAGGAAAGAAATATCAATGTATGAAGAGCCCCAAAGTTGTAAGCTTTCTGCAATACCAACACAGGGGATTCAAAAAGTTCATTCTTCGAGATCAGATTCTCTCCAATCTGGATTGGCTTCTCCCTCAAGAccagctcaccctctgctgcAAGGTGAGCATAGTAGGAGCTTCTTTTAGTATGCCAAGACAGAACATGACACTTGCAAACAAGGATTTGAGGAACAGGTAGACAGATGACCTAGGGGAGCTATGGGAGAAATCTCTATTCACAGACTGCTGCCTGTTGGTAGGTGGCCATGAATtcagggctcacaaggccatcctagcagctcgatctccagttttcagagccatgtttgaacatgaaatgaaagaAAGCCTAACGAACCATGTTGAGATCCAAGACCTGGATCCCTAAGTCTTCATGGAGATGATGGGCTTCATTTACACTGGGAAGGTGCCACAACTACAAAGCCACTCCatggccactggtgtgctggcagctgctgacaagtATGGCCTGGAGGGTTTGAAGGTCATGTGTGAGGATGCCCTCTGCAggaacctctctgtggagaatgctgcacaGGCTCTCATTCTGGCTGACCTTCACAGCACAGAGCAACTGAAGACTCAGGCACtggatttcatttcatttcatgcttctgaggtctctgagacctCAGGGTGGAAGTCAATGGTGGAGTCACATCCCCACTTGGTGGCTGAGGCATTCCACTTTCTGGCTTCTACACAGTGTCCTTTCTTGGAGCCTAAAGTCCTCTCAGTAGCTAGCCAGCTATGA